GACTGGAAAAACTACAAGCAGTATGACCGCTTCCGGCTGGTTTCGGAACGGATGCTACGGACAACCAGCACACCGGAAGCACCCTGGATTATTGTGGAAGGCGCCGATGACCGCTACCGTTCGCTCTCCATCGGCAAGGCCCTGCTTGATGCACTGCGCCGGCGCCTTGATGCGCCGGAGACACCCCAGGCCAGCGAGCCGCTGCCCCCCCTTTTCAGCTCCATTGACGGGCTTCAGATTCTGCAGACCCTGGATATGACCAAAAAGGTCATCAAGAAGAAATATGATGATGAGCTTGAAATCCTGCAAGGCCGCCTGAACCTGCTTTCCCGTCATAAGGATTTTGACAGGATTTCGGTGGTGGTGTTGTTTGAGGGAAACGATGCCGCCGGCAAGGGTGGCAGTATCCGCCGGATAACCCAGGCCCTTGACGCCAGGGCCTACCGGATCATTCCGATTGCCGCCCCCAGTGAAGAAGAACGGGCACAGCCCTATCTGTGGCGTTTCTGGCGCCACCTCCCCCGCCGGGGACGTTTTGCGATCTTTGATCGCTCCTGGTATGGCCGGGTACTGGTTGAGCGGGTGGAGGGTTTTTGCTCCCAGACCGACTGGATGCGGGCCTATAGCGAGATCAACGACTTTGAGGAACAGATGGTGCGCAATCACACGGTAGTAGCCAAGTTCTGGCTGGCCATTACCCAGGATGAACAGCTGAAACGGTTCAAGGAACGGGAGAAAATCGGATTCAAGCGGTTCAAGATAACGGAGGAGGATTGGCGCAATCGTGAAAAGTGGCCGCTGTATGAACAGGCGGTCTGCGACATGATCGACCGTACCAGCACCGAGATCGCCCCCTGGACCCTGGTGGAGGCCAACGACAAGAATCATGCACGGATCAAGGTGTTAAAGACACTTTGCAGCCAGATTGAACAGGCACTTGCAAAACTTTAGATACCGCTGTATACCATGAATTCAATCGTTTTAGCAGATTGCAGCAGAAAAAGGATTGTCCTATGCCGATTCCAGTCGAGGTGCTGGCAGCCCTCAACACAACCCCCGAAGCGCTGGCCAAAAATCTGATAGACGACACGCGCAGTGTTTATTCAACCATGCTGGGCCTTGATCTGATGCATCTGCCTCTGGAAGTCGACCCGATGGAACACTTCCAGGACTGCGTATCGGCCATGGTCGGGCTGGCCGGCACCTACAACGGGCTGATCTCGATCCATCAGCCGACCTCGCTGGCCATGAAACTGACCGAGGCCATGCTTGACATGGAAGTCAACGAAATCGATCAGGATGTCTTTGACGCCCTGGGAGAGATCGCCAACATGGTGGCAGGCAATGTCAAGCAGCACCTTTCAAAGGGTGGGCTGGATGTCAGGCTATCAACGCCGTCAGTGGCAACCGGAAGCGACTACATCATTTGCACCAAACAGGCCAACTCAATGAACCTGCTGTTTGACCTGGATGAGGAATGGATTCTGGTCAGCGTAGTGCTGGAGATGGACTGAGCCGGTCCCGGCTCAGGGCACTAAGCGCACAAACAGCCGTTCACACCGCCTGAGCAGCATGAAAAACAGCTCTTTAGCAGGATGAGACGAAAACGAGCAATAGGGATTACGGATATACAAAGGACGGGCACCGGCCAGCAGGGCAGACAGACAGCCGGTCAGCAGACGATCATCAACCATCAGAATCGATGACAGGGGAACTGAAGCCAGTTCCCCTGTTTTTTTCAGGCCATCCGGATACGGTTTTTTACGCACACCGGAGACAAAACGCAGGCCGGGAAACTGGGTGGCAAACCAGTCCACCCGGGGACCAAAGGGACGATTTGAAAGGATACAGACCCGCTCTACACCGAACACCGCCACCGCGCGCCTCAACCAGTCGGTCACTTCAGGCAGCGGCTGGTCGGCAGCGTGGGGAGCCAGCACCCCGTCAAAATCAAGGGCCAGCGCCCTGACACCCTGTTCTGACAGCACTGACGGTTCCTGATCCAGCAGCATGCGGGACGCCGGTGTCTGTGCAACCAGATCCCGCAGCCGACCGCGATACTGCCAGCCGCCGGTTATTCCCTCCAGAATATGGCCGATGACGCTACTCCTTTTCCTTGAAGGGACACTTCTGGGCCTTGCTGACCAGGAAGTAGACAATTCCCAGCACCAGCAGGGTCACGGTCAGAAAGGCCTGGGTCTTCAGGTCGTCATGCCGCAGGGTCGAAATCAGGATCTCCCGCACCATGGCCACAATGATCACTCCCACAAAGACCAGGATGTTGAAACTCCCCCCCTTCAGGTTCTTGATCTCGTTATCCAGCAGCTCGATCATCATCCAGAGGATCAACATGGCCCCCAAGGCTGACAGAATCCCCTTTTCGACATCACCTTGAAATATCTTCATGATGTCACTGACAAACAGGCCCACCACACCG
Above is a window of Trichlorobacter lovleyi SZ DNA encoding:
- the pap gene encoding polyphosphate:AMP phosphotransferase, with product MFESAELGHKISKEVYKKELPNLREALLDAQLDLLQSARFPVIILLAGVDCAGKGETMNLLHEWMDPRHIESHAQRELTDEERERPPMWRYWRDLPPKGKIGIFIGSWYSAPLVDNVHGRTKNAELDQQLDRIIRFETMLCNEGALILKFWLHLSEDQQKKRLRKLEKDPKTSWRIKESDWKNYKQYDRFRLVSERMLRTTSTPEAPWIIVEGADDRYRSLSIGKALLDALRRRLDAPETPQASEPLPPLFSSIDGLQILQTLDMTKKVIKKKYDDELEILQGRLNLLSRHKDFDRISVVVLFEGNDAAGKGGSIRRITQALDARAYRIIPIAAPSEEERAQPYLWRFWRHLPRRGRFAIFDRSWYGRVLVERVEGFCSQTDWMRAYSEINDFEEQMVRNHTVVAKFWLAITQDEQLKRFKEREKIGFKRFKITEEDWRNREKWPLYEQAVCDMIDRTSTEIAPWTLVEANDKNHARIKVLKTLCSQIEQALAKL
- a CDS encoding chemotaxis protein CheX, which produces MPIPVEVLAALNTTPEALAKNLIDDTRSVYSTMLGLDLMHLPLEVDPMEHFQDCVSAMVGLAGTYNGLISIHQPTSLAMKLTEAMLDMEVNEIDQDVFDALGEIANMVAGNVKQHLSKGGLDVRLSTPSVATGSDYIICTKQANSMNLLFDLDEEWILVSVVLEMD
- a CDS encoding YqeG family HAD IIIA-type phosphatase, which codes for MSTSWSARPRSVPSRKRSSVIGHILEGITGGWQYRGRLRDLVAQTPASRMLLDQEPSVLSEQGVRALALDFDGVLAPHAADQPLPEVTDWLRRAVAVFGVERVCILSNRPFGPRVDWFATQFPGLRFVSGVRKKPYPDGLKKTGELASVPLSSILMVDDRLLTGCLSALLAGARPLYIRNPYCSFSSHPAKELFFMLLRRCERLFVRLVP